A genomic segment from Daphnia pulex isolate KAP4 chromosome 5, ASM2113471v1 encodes:
- the LOC124194858 gene encoding uncharacterized protein LOC124194858 → MANVEGGRLWQISQNMQEEVHTVLEEGCSHACQSTAVKDHLFKAVRLENKEEEVDFAFGEKLLLPDAKTLNPLKVENLGDILIPVSVKDLQRLKKISEGACYGKQLNKILDSSKRLALEINSSKLTSTISDDLKLPSLAIQHLGLPSELMGVQAKLQQLILYESGGHYHRTMENEKEYGSFGTMILQLPVKGGHEGGRFKVEYGGKEKVYENHKDSDRCFYVSLFYENCEHSMEPITKGSKLTLVFDLVWANAQQPILKDFPVFLTALKGIKESLSSWMRQSADSQIRNISLSTSLKKSNPASKMEALPVASMSREHSYKKRRSNSLPLKARKKEDLDEDQDEDYDEDYDEDYDDDQDEFEDQDQDQDEYWDRSRPRDSWKNQDEDEDEYCDSSTSSPSEDISEEKDIGDLEDVLYFVLEEKYEESDFGFRQLRRKDRDAAQLFQCCGFLDVHLAVVTETVTTIRVVPNSKTDWCDCHAYKKVKSSNKISRWLDSEDISRKLRIDINWKEQCVGPSRKLPTKSSKKIDSKDRHYRCGEECYGSGDTTANEKYIQHFILVIWPKRESSRMYCQYGLHSLLQELEFKSSTRWLKESVQKATEHLRKVISFCSSDPWHMWNQTGFGKGEVAERLLRLCINFRAREEGLALLKLLSEDFPLPQDGTSNIQETFEGIQSEKVAKAIVEFECRVSGWNDCADLIEKMISPVRITQQLMPVIKLAHFFMDFDCLEGAKLVGDRVSSAFINIDKQQARNPTWQQTDIRAYIELIFALEANPKTSNQGRMKSFSSFFSKLESSMLCDLVQEMAVQASSQRNENSESCKKMFHVVFKALNDCDLRSPSIEKKAVVNLICCCFRTRNAELLRSFLSNIVRAHIAFKENKTRSETLLEDVISSPEILNLDLSSDLGEIFMEVLVDSQLTSMKKETSGPGDPCAYGYFLLSSKLSLCFQLVIHSGKNSHILDPRRAKLIASILAQLDVNQLSNIFSDLLKNNSKRLKACPSYPTMISLIGNSLITKLKKDEAHELSRRNLLNVLDVFIESGVASLTQSLIKQVCANEESGTRSHQEKYDLFAGLISTPLVWGILDSKLKLIILKTCGSIIQTWIADIEKFSKRNDIPICIHFFFLLERNRLKNEPTIDAQLFAPLIAKLPVSSLMDLVLQLHQSELKTIPNIKNFPACFNFYRQASRLFFTMDFVPLVKNEEAMRLLNLLLWLEDEQSWQSFATSVSTAFPSTSTYIFLRLFLNSPVIKQAFTVSNLAFGAFATIVDNCSRKSASLKEPPFSWHQSEAVVPSHPEVQAFLRSSQESMTYTKFTGIAEARKFAAQLMRGSKHFSVSVTTSGAGKNSRCIITKTRKHYEEINQPFFTSKGELESLVKLRERLGQEKLKTKRGTADDVSVVPPPKRCKREKM, encoded by the exons ATGGCTAATGTTGAAGGTGGAAGACTTTGGCAAATATCTCAAAACATGCAAGAGGAGGTACACACCGTCTTAGAAGAAGGATGTTCTCATGCTTGCCAAAGCACTGCTGTGAAGGATCACCTATTTAAAGCTGTGAGGCTTGAGAACAAAGAGGAAGAAGTTGACTTTGCATTTGGTGAAAAACTGTTGCTTCCTGATGCAAAAACTTTGAATCctttgaaagttgaaaacctTGGAGATATCTTGATTCCAGTATCTGTTAAG GATCTTCAAAGGCTGAAAAAAATATCGGAAGGAGCTTGTTATGGCAAACAACTGAACAAGATTTTGGACTCTTCCAAACGGCTGGCCTTGGAAATTAATTCTTCAAAACTTACCTCTACAATTTCTGATGACCTCAAGTTACCTTCACTGGCAATTCAACATCTTGGCCTGCCCTCTGAATTGATGGGTGTTCAAGCAAAGCTTCAGCAATTGATTTTGTATGAATCTGGCGGTCATTACCACCGAACcatggaaaacgaaaaagaatatg GTTCGTTTGGTACCATGATACTTCAACTTCCCGTAAAAGGCGGGCATGAAGGTGGACGTTTCAAGGTGGAATAtggaggaaaggaaaaagtgtATGAAAACCACAAGGACAGCGATCGATGTTTTTATGTTTCGCTATTTTACGAAAACTGCGAACATTCAATGGAACCCATAACAAAAGGGTCGAAATTGACGTTAGTCTTTGATCTTGTTTGGGCTAATGCCCAACAACCGATTCTGAAAGATTTCCCTGTTTTTCTCACCGCCCTGAAAGGAATAAAGGAATCGCTCTCATCTTGGATGCGTCAAAGTGCCGACTCCCAAATAAGGAACATCAGTCTTAGCACGTCATTGAAAAAATCCAATCCAGCATCTAAAATGGAAGCCCTGCCAGTCGCATCTATGTCTAGAGAACATTCGTATAAAAAACGTCGTTCGAATTCTTTGCCTTTAAAAGCACGTAAAAAAGAAGACCTGGATGAAGATCAAGATGAAGACTATGATGAAGACTATGATGAAGACTATGATGATGACCAGGATGAATTTGAAGATCAAGATCAAGACCAAGATGAGTATTGGGATAGATCTCGTCCAAGAGATAGTTGGAAAAATCaagacgaagatgaagatgaataTTGTGATAGTTCTACTAGTTCTCCCTCGGAAGATAtttcggaagaaaaagatattggCGATCTAGAAGATGTTTTGTACTTTGTTCTCGAAGAGAAATATGAAGAAAGTGACTTCGGATTTCGTCAACTTCGGAGAAAAGACCGGGATGCAGCTCAACTTTTTCAGTGTTGTGGATTTCTGGACGTACACTTAGCAGTTGTGACAGAGACCGTTACTACTATACGTGTTGTACCGAATTCGAAAACTGATTGGTGTGATTGCCACGCTTACAAGAAAGTGAAATCGTCTAACAAAATTTCGCGATGGTTGGATTCGGAAGATATATCCAGGAAGTTGAGAATTGATATTAATTGGAAGGAGCAATGCGTTGGACCTAGTAGGAAACTTCCAACAAAAAGCAGCAAAAAGATTGACTCGAAAGATAGACATTATAGGTGTGGTGAAGAATGTTATGGATCGGGTGATACAACCGCTAACGAAAAATATATCCAACActtcattttggttatttgGCCCAAGCGTGAATCGTCTCGGATGTATTGTCAATATGGTCTTCATTCGCTCCTGCAAGAATTGGAATTCAAAAGTTCAACTAGATGGCTTAAAGAAAGCGTGCAAAAGGCCACTGAACATTTACGAAaagtcatttcattttgttcttctGATCCTTGGCACATGTGGAACCAAACTGGATTTGGAAAAGGCGAAGTCGCAGAACGCTTACTGCGTCTTTGTATTAACTTCCGAGCCCGCGAAGAAGGCCTTGCTCTCTTGAAGCTTTTGAGTGAAGACTTCCCATTACCACAAGATGGAACCAGCAACATTCAAGAAACCTTTGAAGGAATCCAATCTGAAAAAGTTGCCAAGGCGATCGTTGAATTCGAGTGTCGAGTCAGTG GTTGGAATGACTGCGCTGATCTAATTGAGAAAATGATTTCTCCTGTTCGAATCACCCAGCAGCTTATGCCTGTTATCAAATTGGCTCACTTCTTTATGGACTTCGATTGCTTAGAAGGAGCCAAATTAGTTGGAGATCGTGTTTCTTCCGCATTCATCAACATCGACAAACAGCAAGCCCGCAACCCCACTTGGCAGCAAACTGATATTCGGGCTTatattgaattaatatttGCTCTAGAAGCCAATCCCAAAACTTCTAATCAAGGAAGAATGAAGtcgttttcatcatttttctccAAACTGGAATCTTCAATGCTGTGCGACCTTGTACAAGAGATGGCGGTTCAAGCTAGCTCGCAACGTAACGAGAACTCGGAATCttgcaagaaaatgtttcatgtcGTGTTCAAAGCTCTGAATGACTGTGATCTTCGTTCTCCAAGTATCGAGAAAAAAGCAGTCGTTAActtgatttgctgctgctttaGGACGAGGAACGCAGAATTGCTTCGATCTTTCCTATCCAACATCGTCCGCGCTCACATCgcctttaaagaaaacaaaactcgtTCGGAAACATTATTGGAAGATGTAATTTCGTCTCCTGAAATATTGAATTTGGACCTTTCGTCTGACCTAGGCGAGATTTTTATGGAAGTGCTTGTTGATAGTCAATTAACttcaatgaagaaagaaacatcAGGACCAGGCGATCCATGCGCGTATGGATATTTTCTGTTGTCATCCAAATTATCATTATGTTTTCAATTAGTGATTCACAGTGGGAAGAATTCTCACATACTCGATCCACGACGAGCGAAGTTAATTGCATCAATATTGGCACAACTGGATGTTAACCAATTGTCCAACATATTCAGTgatctattgaaaaacaactcGAAACGTTTGAAAGCGTGTCCTTCCTACCCCACGATGATTTCTCTTATTGGCAATTCCTTGATAACGAAATTGAAGAAAGACGAAGCTCACGAGCTCTCTAGACGAAATCTTCTAAATGTGTTAGACGTTTTTATCGAGTCGGGTGTTGCATCATTAACACAATCTTTAATCAAGCAAGTCTGTGCCAATGAAGAATCTGGGACCCGGAGCCATCAAGAAAAATACGATTTGTTTGCTGGCTTAATTAGTACCCCGCTCGTGTGGGGAATACTGGATTCCAAATTGAAGCTGATCATCTTGAAAACCTGTGGTTCTATCATACAAACTTGGATCGCCGATATCGAGAAGTTTTCAAAACGGAATGACATCCCAATTtgcatccatttttttttcttgctcgaAAGAAATCGACTTAAAAATGAACCAACAATCGACGCTCAATTGTTTGCACCATTAATTGCCAAACTACCAGTTTCCTCACTCATGGATCTTGTTTTACAGCTACACCAATCGGAACTCAAAACAATTCCAAATATCAAGAATTTTCCAGcctgtttcaatttttatcgcCAAGCGTCCAGGCTCTTCTTTACCATGGATTTTGTGCCACTTGTCAAGAACGAGGAAGCAATGCGCCTTTTGAATTTGCTCTTGTGGCTGGAAGATGAGCAATCTTGGCAATCGTTCGCCACAAGTGTTTCTACAGCCTTCCCATCAACTAGCACCTATATCTTTTTACGCCTCTTCTTGAACAGTCCTGTTATCAAGCAAGCCTTTACAGTTTCTAATCTTGCTTTTGGTGCTTTCGCAACCATTGTTGACAACTGTTCACGGAAATCGGCGTCTTTGAAGGAACCACCATTTAGCTGGCACCAATCTGAAGCAGTTGTACCGAGTCATCCTGAAGTGCAAGCTTTTCTTCGGTCCAGTCAAGAATCCATGACCTACACGAAGTTTACTGGAATCGCTGAGGCTCGCAAATTCGCCGCACAACTTATGAGAGGGTCTAAACACTTTAGCGTTTCCGTTACTACGTCTGGCGCTGGCAAAAATTCGCGTTGCATCATTACGAAAACCCGTAAACATTACGAAGAGATCAATCAACCATTTTTTACCAGCAAAGGTGAATTGGAATCATTGGTGAAGCTTCGGGAACGCCTAGGTCAAGAAAAGTTGAAGACGAAACGTGGAACAGCCGACGACGTCAGTGTCGTCCCTCCACCGAAACGCTGCAAGCGCGAAAAAATgtga